In one window of Tripterygium wilfordii isolate XIE 37 chromosome 1, ASM1340144v1, whole genome shotgun sequence DNA:
- the LOC120003775 gene encoding protein UPSTREAM OF FLC-like — translation MFYYYFLFFIFIFLIESRGRKRVAMEGEARSGGGARGCEVRRIHIIYFLTHMGRFEHPHLLRLHHLHRNGVYLRDVKRWLADLRGQDMPKAFSWSYKRRYKSGYVWQDLVDDDLITPISDNEYVLKGSQIIVPNTNLPSLFDPKRKSMSKADEVDVMQPQQTSPVEETEKPGDTRTGSFTATPEIYQESQVFGSDRSTLTEDSTRPAMDSPERGDKNLSSSSFYASLLSKKTKKNGNNSYKNYDSMSQNTPFLQEPPVRKSTKTNSMGASNMFRNLITCGSADTNDAVFVSINRDNKASSDQPTAENNNNSSNKSWNQQKQKSSRRSFESKKQQKENGFSDPKVVPAAYKPVGRPTCSQCGKIFKPEKMYSHMKSCSGMKAMAKTTPRVSIEKKTQLRRQDESLYEESNKGYFLTN, via the exons ATgttttactattattttttattttttatttttatttttttgattgaaAGCAGAGGAAGAAAAAGGGTGGCAATGGAAGGAGAAGCCAGAAGTGGTGGAGGAGCTCGAGGATGTGAAGTGAGACGTATTCATATTATCTACTTCCTGACTCATATGGGTCGGTTCGAGCATCCACATCTCCTTCGTCTTCACCACCTCCACCGCAATGGCGTCTACCTTCGAG ATGTCAAGAGATGGCTTGCGGATTTGAGAGGACAAGACATGCCAAaagcattttcttggtcttaCAAGAg GAGATACAAGAGTGGCTATGTGTGGCAAGATTTAGTAGATGATGATCTCATTACCCCAATCAGTGACAATGAATATGTTCTCAAAGGATCTCAAATCATTGTCCCCAACACTAATCTCCCTTCTCTTTTTG ATCCCAAGagaaaatcaatgtcaaaagcAGATGAAGTTGATGTGATGCAGCCACAGCAGACTTCACCAGTAGAAGAAACCGAAAAACCGGGCGATACTAGAACTGGTTCATTCACTGCAACTCCTGAAATTTATCAAGAATCACAGGTATTTGGCTCTGATAGGTCAACCCTGACGGAGGATTCAACGAGGCCTGCAATGGATTCTCCTGAACGGGGCGACAAGAATCTCTCCTCGTCCTCTTTCTATGCCAGCCTGTTGAGcaagaagaccaagaaaaaCGGCAACAACAGCTATAAAAACTATGACAGCATGAGCCAAAACACACCATTCTTGCAGGAGCCACCGGTCAGAAAGAGTACTAAGACTAATTCAATGGGAGCTTCTAATATGTTTCGAAATCTCATTACTTGTGGTAGTGCTGATACTAATGATGCTGTATTCGTGTCTATTAATCGAGACAATAAAGCATCCTCCGATCAGCCTACCGCGGAAAACAACAACAATAGCAGCAATAAGAGCTGGAATCAGCAGAAACAAAAGAGTTCCCG GAGAAGTTTTGAGTCGAAGAAGCAGCAGAAGGAGAATGGATTCAGTGACCCAAAAGTGGTTCCTGCTGCCTATAAGCCGGTGGGCAGACCGACTTGCTC GCAATGCGGGAAAATATTCAAGCCAGAGAAAATGTACTCGCACATGAAGTCGTGCAGTGGAATGAAAGCAATGGCAAAGACAACACCTAGAGTATCGatagaaaagaaaacacaactGCGGAGACAAGATGAATCCTTGTATGAAGAAAGCAACAAGGGATATTTTCTGACCAACTGA